The proteins below are encoded in one region of Scylla paramamosain isolate STU-SP2022 chromosome 8, ASM3559412v1, whole genome shotgun sequence:
- the LOC135103090 gene encoding aspartic and glutamic acid-rich protein-like: MTGDRMDGGRSFSTYMRGECVVENGDILRGPPRTVKVSMGDPDAKSFFCCCWPRGPRFTKVAKFFFKPHKEEPSLQKYTSLETVMYMDGMAFREYWTPGKTAVKVSIKQRRGKKVVLFGRLATFLQEMENRNSEKFVLYVTETSFKIIQKDRAASGGDETDAAEKQKNKPLQVQAVKYECAKRGDDENEVKIDYATSLFNSFKKKDKPVNLITTPEIVKLPPVIPMQTKNVRSFNKDAPAARQQQRSALRSVRRDKQASMKPKETKKEKQIVQNHTDEKATNKKDKEDTEEENHTEMKEESGTMSEVQLVHEKHHENAESVEKNPAEEKSAVWEEYDKNESEETEGDSEDVESVPTKTEKTYEEEKEDTEKQEVTEKEMKPAKISEMQLVQEKDDEYHEGEEANTLEGKETSVSEDYDAHDTGKREVVVEDVKSTSPEKDNADKEIKEGQNFEKEAEKQDVIEKVNLPSITKLLSLTKVIVKNSTRREKIRKATLLRKKRESVSLGNVKTTSPVEKMTTRKNIGKDQHLKKKVMTCRHKNTAMANVSSKWRWWKASPPTPVKKMTARMKVKKELELRKKTFPCSHYRYVLQLKRKNQTSGEKKKRYKKINLKSVRCKIDTHYSLPSDYKPDLDLKVLESQPPPSGPARVKWAREVAALKARLRSQKQKKGRTSAQSLHHGSQAAKH, encoded by the exons ATGACAGGAGACAGGATGGATGGTGGACGCTCCTTCAGCACATACATGCGTGGGGAGTGTGTCGTGGAGAATGGCGACATTCTCCGCGGCCCCCCACGCACAGTCAAAGTATCCATGGGAGATCCTGACGCGAAATctttcttctgctgttgctggccACGAGGGCCTCGCTTCACTAAGGTAGCTAAATTCTTTTTCAAACCGCATAAAGAAGAACCCAGTCTCCAGAAGTACACGTCTCTGGAGACTGTGATGTACATGGACGGCATGGCTTTCCGCGAATACTGGACGCCAGGCAAGACGGCCGTCAAGGTCTCCATCAAGCAGCGGCGCGGAAAGAAGGTTGTCCTCTTTGGCCGCCTGGCAACCTTCCTTCAAGAGATGGAGAACCGAAATTCAGAAAAGTTCGTTCTTTATGTCACGGAAACCAGCTTCAAAATTATTCAGAAGGACCGAGCGGCTTCAGGCGGCGACGAGACCGATGCcgctgagaaacagaaaaataagccgTTACAAGTACAAGCCGTTAAGTACGAGTGCGCTAAACGCGGGGATGACGAAAACGAAGTAAAGATCGACTACGCGACTTCCTTGTTCAACAGttttaagaagaaagataaacccGTTAACCTCATAACAACTCCAGAAATTGTAAAGTTGCCGCCAGTAATCCCCATGCAAACCAAGAACGTGCGGTCATTCAACAAAGACGCTCCTGCTGCACGCCAACAGCAGCGCAGCGCACTTCGTAGCGTCCGTCGCGATAAGCAGGCGTCTATGAAgcctaaagaaacaaagaaagaaaaacagatcgTTCAG AATCATACTGATGAAAAGGCGACtaataagaaagacaaagaagatacagaggaagaaaatcatacagagatgaaggaagaatcaGGAACAATGAGTGAAGTACAGCTAGTTCACGAAAAACACCATGAAAACGCGGAAAGTGTGGAAAAGAATCCAGCTGAAGAGAAGAGCGCAGTTTGggaagaatatgataaaaatgaatctgaagagacagaaggagacAGCGAAGATGTGGAAAGCGTCCCtacaaaaacagagaagacatatgaggaagagaaagaagatactgaGAAACAAGAAGTTaccgagaaggaaatgaaaccagCAAAAATTAGTGAAATGCAGCTAGTTCAGGAAAAAGACGATGAATATCATGAAGGCGAGGAAGCTAATActcttgaaggaaaggagactagtGTTTCGGAAGACTATGATGCCCATGACACTGGAAAGAGGGAAGTGGTTGTTGAAGATGTGAAAAGTACCTCTCCTGAGAAAGACAATGcagataaggaaattaaagagggaCAAAATTTTGAGAAGGAAGCTGAGAAACAAGACGTTATTGAGAAAGTTAACCTTCCCTCTATAACCAAACTTTTGTCTTTAACCAAAGTCATCGTGAAGAAcagtacaaggagagagaagatacggaaagcaacgcttttaagaaagaagagagagagtgtgtcgctTGGCAATGTGAAGACAACATCACCGGTGGAAAAAATGACGACGCGGAAGAATATAGGGAAGGATCAACATTtgaaaaagaaggtaatgaCTTGCCGCCACAAGAACACCGCGATGGCCAATGTAAGCagcaagtggaggtggtggaaggcctCCCCACCAACACCGGTGAAGAAAATGACGgcgagaatgaaggtaaagaaggaactgGAGTTAAGAAAGAAGACGTTCCCGTGTAGCCATTACCGTTATGTCCTccagctgaaaagaaaaaatcaaacgtcaggagagaagaaaaagcgctacaagaaaataaatctgAAATCCGTCCGCTGTAAGATCGACACCCATTACAGCCTACCTAGTGATTATAAACCTGATCTGGATTTGAAGGTACTGGAATCACAGCCGCCACCCTCAGGCCCCGCGCGAGTGAAATGGGCCCGAGAGGTGGCTGCCCTTAAGGCTCGGCTGCGTtcacagaaacagaagaaagggcGGACTAGTGCGCAGAGCCTCCATCACGGGTCGCAAGCCGCTAAACACTGA